In Maridesulfovibrio sp., the genomic stretch TGGGACGCACTGACCACCGTGCTCTCGCTCATCGCGCAATATCTGCTGGCCAGGAAATACATGGAAAACTGGCTGCTCTGGATAACTGCCGATGCCATGTACATCGGGATCTATTACGCCAAAGGATGGACCGGATACAGCGGACTCATGGCTGTATACACAACCATGGCTGTAATCGGCTTCCTCAGCTGGCTTAAATCTTACCGTGCTGACAGGGGGCTTGAATGCTCCGCGTAGTACTCAGCGGCTCTGAATGTACAGGGAAATCCACCCTCGCTGCCACACTTGCTGCTCACTATGGAGTTGAACCGGTTCCCGAGTATCTGCGTGAATACTTTGCTCTCAAGAACGGCATCCTGACCATTGACGACGCCATTCCCATCGCCGAAGGCCAGTTGCGCCTTGAATCCGAAGCCGCTGCCCGCGGATTTAATCCGCTGATCTGTGATACTGATATTGTCTCGTCTATGGTTTACGCCAAACATTATTTCGGACGATGTCCGCCACTCCTTAACGATAGGTTTAACCAACTTCCACCCAGTATATACCTGCTCTGCGACATTGACATTGAGTGGCAGGCTGACGGCCAGCGGGATATGCCCGAGGGCCGGGAATACATGCAGAATCTTTTTGTAAAGGAACTGCGGGAACTCAATGTTTCTTTTCACAGCATTAAAGGAGATATCGGTAGCAGAACCGCTGAAGCCACACGCCTTATTAATGCGGCATTAAGCAAATCATAACCATACCGTTATGTTACACACCATCGCCAATGTTGATTGATTGATCAAAAACAGACCATAACAAAGCTAAATATTAAAAATACACCGCTTTTATTCCGCATTCATTAATCACGCAATGTCCTAAACCTTGATTTCAGGCAATATTTATGTAAGGTACATTTGGTTTTATAAGACTGTAAAAAGGAGTATTGAATGCGCCAAAAACTAATGATTGTGCTCGCTATGGTGGCCTGCTTTGCCTTCGGGGCAACCATGGCTCATGCCGAAACACTGACCCTCGGCCTGAAAGGTGAACCAACCTCTCTCGATCCCCACTTTCACAACGTAGCAGCTAATAACATGCAGTCCCTGTATGCTTTCGACAAGCTGGTACGGCAGGACAACAGACAGAAACTTCAGCCCGGCCTTGCTCTTTCCTGGAAACCGGTTTCCGATAATGTATGGGAATTCAAACTTCGTGATGGTGTAAAATTTCATGATGGTTCTCCCTTCACCGCTGAAGATGTGAAGTTCACCATCGAACGCATTCCCAATGTACCAAACAGTCCCTCTTCCTTTACCGGTTTTATTTCCGACATAAAAAAAATAGACATCGTAGATCCCCTGACTATCCGCTTCACCACTGAAGCTCCCGCACCGCTTCTGCCACGCCAGATGGCCGCTTTCGTCATCGTTTCCAAGAAAAATGCTGAGGGTGCAACCACTGAAGATTTCAACTCCGGCAAAGCATGCATCGGTACCGGACCTTACGTACTGGTCAAATGGGAACGCGGTGACAAAATTATCTACAAGCGCAATGACGACTACTGGGGTGAGAAACTCCCCTGGGAAGAAATTATTGTCCGCCCCATTACCAATGATGGTACCCGCGTTGCAGCACTCAAATCCGGCGATGTGGACATGATCAACTTCGTGCCCCCGGCAGACGTTGATAATCTTGGTGAAAACAAAAAAATCACCCTGTCTGAATCACCTTCCACCCGCCTTATCTATCTGCACCTCGATACAAACCGCGATGATTCCCCCTCAGTTTTCGGTAACAACGGTGAAAAGATCAAAAACCCGCTGAAAGATTTCCG encodes the following:
- a CDS encoding ATP-binding protein, whose translation is MLRVVLSGSECTGKSTLAATLAAHYGVEPVPEYLREYFALKNGILTIDDAIPIAEGQLRLESEAAARGFNPLICDTDIVSSMVYAKHYFGRCPPLLNDRFNQLPPSIYLLCDIDIEWQADGQRDMPEGREYMQNLFVKELRELNVSFHSIKGDIGSRTAEATRLINAALSKS
- a CDS encoding ABC transporter substrate-binding protein, translating into MRQKLMIVLAMVACFAFGATMAHAETLTLGLKGEPTSLDPHFHNVAANNMQSLYAFDKLVRQDNRQKLQPGLALSWKPVSDNVWEFKLRDGVKFHDGSPFTAEDVKFTIERIPNVPNSPSSFTGFISDIKKIDIVDPLTIRFTTEAPAPLLPRQMAAFVIVSKKNAEGATTEDFNSGKACIGTGPYVLVKWERGDKIIYKRNDDYWGEKLPWEEIIVRPITNDGTRVAALKSGDVDMINFVPPADVDNLGENKKITLSESPSTRLIYLHLDTNRDDSPSVFGNNGEKIKNPLKDFRVRKAISKAINRRAIAGRIMDGLAIPASQMVPDGYEGTSKRLKPEDYDPKGAKALLADAGYPEGFKLVIHGPNDRYVNDADIAQAIAQMLTKVGIKTEVNTMPKSVYFGRASNLEFSFMLVGWSTDTGEQSNCIGALLHTYDKEKGFGSSNRGRYSNPELDATLEKALVTVNPEEHNELIIKATEMGIGDLGIIPIHYQVNVWASRKGLEYNGRTDGYTLPREIKVVK